In Setaria viridis chromosome 5, Setaria_viridis_v4.0, whole genome shotgun sequence, the genomic stretch AGCTCCCGTACCAGCACCTGCCGCCCAATTACTTGTCCTGCGCCTATCCCAGACGCGAGGaacatgaggaggaggacgaagaggatGACGATGACTACGACGTGCATAGTACCCGGGGATTTTCAGCCAAGGGCTGTGGTTTGCTCCCTGGCCTGTGTGTGAAAACCTCCTTGTTGCTCTTGAATCCAATGCCTGCAATGAAGCGCGGCAAGGCGCAAGGGCGGGGTAGAGGCCGACTGTTTCCGTCCAAAGGCAGGGGCCAAATGGCACAGAGTCCACTTGCGCGGAGCTCACAGAACAAGCATCTAGGATGTGATTCCAACGGGGTACTAATGCCATCACTCATTGCACGCCTGTTGAATTCAGCTTTATAGTTATGTCTTTCTTGGTGTTAGGAATGATTTGTTCTAACCATTTGAATTTTATTGTGTGGCAGCAATCCTGGGAGGACGTGTATAAGCACAAGTTGGAGCAGAAGTATCTTGGTCAAGGAGAGGATGGTAGTAGCAAGCTGACAAGTGAGTCGAATCAGCTGACTTTCTGGAGCGATTCACAGACTGTGGATGGATCTTCACCATATCACCGCTCCATAGCTGGTGGCATGTTGCCCTATCGGAACTATGCTGTGATGTCACCATCAAGTAGAGCAAATGGGTCATCTAGAATAGGAGATAGGGATGATAAGGCAAGTAGGAGCAATGGTTCTGGTTCGCTTGAGAGAGACCATGATCGAACCTCGTTGGTTGGATCAGATCATAGTAGTTTTAAGGGATCAAGTTCCATGAGCTCGGGACCAGATGGAGCAGGGCATGAAGATTCAATGGATCACCATGGAGATACTGATTCAGAAACATGCCACTTGGGTGTGCTTGTGGATACAAAGGTAGCTCTGAATGCAAACATGTATGATTCTCAGCCTGGTGGGCAACAGATAGTTGGAAAGAACTCGATTGTGAAAGAGCAAGTCAATGATCCATTGACCGAAAAGATCTCTGAAGTTAGAGAACCCAAATTCCCACTGGATGATGGAAAAGATTTGCTGCGTGATGCTAATCAGGAGTTTCTGCCACATTTAGAAGATAATAATGTTGCTAAAAAGGAAACCATACCATTGCAATCTCTGCTCCCTTTACCAGTCCCGAAATCACCTTCAGAATCATGGCTTTCTCGCACATTGCCGTCCGTGACGAATAAGCCACCTCTGCCATCTTTTCTTGGAATTCAAGTACACTCGAAGAAACAAGCTCCCTGGGCCACAGGGCATCCAAAGGAGAATGATCATAAACCTTCCAAACCACGGCAAATAAGATTTGCAGATGTAAGACTTAAATTTCTTCTATTCTGTATACATTTCATGTGTCATTTCCTTATGTTTTCTTATGTGCCCACGTGTCATGGAGCCATTGTTCATATGCTTGTGTGCATTTCTTGCTTAGGTGGTAGAAAAGCCAATTTCAATGGGCTCGGAGATATGATGTCTTCGCTTAAGGCCAGTATTTATCCGTTCATGACATTGATGCCTTGAAGGCCATCAGGTTCATATACTTCACCAGCACTCAACGGCTCGCAAGATGCACCTCCTCTTTTTGCTGATGCGGTCACTTGAAGCAGCTGCTGGTTGCCATGTTCTTGGCAATTGGAATTCACATGCCATGCTTGGTAAACTGTGTTCGGTATGTTTCTCATGGTAAGTCTGGTGGTGTTTCCGATTTGATGTAAATCTTATATTTATACAGGATGACTTCTGCTTGGTTTTTACTGTCCATAGTGAAATCATGTAATAGTACTCAAAGCAATGAAAAAGGTTGAGTTGATTGCAAAATGTAATTGCATCAGATGtatcatagaataaaatatcaAAACAGGTCGGGCTTCCATTCCTGAAATATTTTCCATGCATAACTGTATCTCCTGTGTGCCCAGCAGTCTTACCATTCTTATTCTGGATATGTCAGTAGTTATGCTTGATAGAATCATATAACTGCATCTAGTGCCTTTTCTTGTGCGGTGCGGATTGTGTCTGGAAATAAGTTCATCACGTTTCACATCTAGTAATTGCTTTTGCTGGTGGCTACAAAGTTGTCATTGGACGGCTTCCAAATGGCAGCAACAAGCTTCTAACTCTGTAAGCTTTAGAGTTTCTCCAGAAGGTGCTGAGGCACGACCGCAAGTTACACGAATGATGAAATCCCAGAGCAAGTGCGTGCATGCATTCTCATTTAAAACAAAGAGGTAACGTGATGTCAGACACCGGTGGCACTGGAATTTATCTGGGTATAGTGCGCATCTGTTTACCAAAGTGGCGAAGCGCTACCCTCATCAGTCATGCTCGGTTTTGACTTCGTGCACTGAGATAACTATTTGGATGAAGGTCAATTACTGAGTGGATATACTGCTGTCCAACTAGTTGTGCCTTTTTAGTTGTCGCTTCTAAGATATTTTCTTACCTCTGCAAATATCATACGAATGGCGTGGAGAAATCCTATACTGCTATTTGTCCCTGATTCCTGACCCTGAATGTCACGGCCCATCCGATTGCCCATGACACTGATCACTGAACTCTTTCTATGGGTGGTCCATTTTTCGGTCACTACTCACTACTCATATGCACTCGCGATCTGATGGCCACTACTTCCGATTGTGAGCGAAGGCGTCTGATGTTTTTTGccccaagatttttttttcccgcgCTCGGCCTTTTGCCTTCACCAAATGCAGTGTCCGATATCACTGCGCGCGTCCATTTTAAATCTGTGTACTGTTTTGGGGATCCTGCACGCAAACTTCACGACCCTTTTTTAACCAAAAGTTGGGTAAAGTTCGAAGTGTGCTTTCCATTACGGCATCAGATGAGATACGAACCACTTCGAAATCTCGTTCATGTACCAAACAGATTACGCGCCATCCTCACGCGAGTACTCAAAAACAGAACAAACATGATGAGTTACACACAAAATGGTTCAATGGCCACAAATCAAACATCAAAGCATAAATTAAACACATCCAGCACGCAAAATAAACACCAATCGCTAACGAGGAGAAAAGGCAATGTGATGACTTGGGGGCTGCATAACGGACAACATGCGTTCGGTTACATTCCTGTCAACGTTCGAAAATGGAACACAAAAGGGGGGAAAGGACACAACTCGTGTGACAATTTTTCCCCTTACTGTATAGACATCCCCGAAACTACTAAATATGCTATTACAATGTAAGCCCCCCCAAGTGAAAAAGCTTGTTCCAGTGATTCCCTTAGAAGAGCATGACAGTTGTTATGCTAGACTAAGCTCAAAAGTATGTACGCCAAGGTCTTGATCTGATAACAGCTCCATAGCTAGGTCAGAGATACTCCAGCAGCACGACACATAATTAAAGTGGTGGTCAAACCATAAACTTCCATTCTTGTTCTGTAAAGTTGCTGTTAAATTATCATAGATCACTTTAACATGTACAAAGTAAACCATGGACTGCACAGTGACCATTGATGTTTGCGATACTAGATGAAATAGATGCTACAAGCCTGCATCCTCTTTCAGCTGATCCGTAGTTCGCTGGATACCATGCTCCAACCAAATTATATCCTTATTACAGGGCCTTTGTACAGACCTCTCGCAACAACAAAGCCATCGGGGGGCTGATGGTCCTCCAACTCCTCCAACCAGACAACTTGTGAGCTATCTATCTCAGCAGGCAAAACAACTGTCAGGCAGAAATTTTAATTAAAGTTAGAATTTAGAAACATCAGCATAAGCAGTAAATATAACAAGTTTTGAATTTAAGTTT encodes the following:
- the LOC117855159 gene encoding uncharacterized protein, with translation MRADRAMGEGGSSQRIDLGAPLRSARGGDAPPRYKPDLNSGPVRHPGAVPFVWEQRPGQPKSVRTRRAAPPTPPRPEEVGGGSPYHDALADLDIQALHGGADRAPRAVAVAASRKVAAVEEVAVAAARKEAKKQEAVSVAAVLRGDGEEEEERFSDALDSLSRTESFAMNCSVSGLSGAPDPGPGAEPCAPGFMMDRFLPAAQAVAVGSPQYTFRKAGAAGGTGNSGRDHARAAVAKASVGNGDDRMRRTPVQLPYQHLPPNYLSCAYPRREEHEEEDEEDDDDYDVHSTRGFSAKGCGLLPGLCVKTSLLLLNPMPAMKRGKAQGRGRGRLFPSKGRGQMAQSPLARSSQNKHLGCDSNGQSWEDVYKHKLEQKYLGQGEDGSSKLTSESNQLTFWSDSQTVDGSSPYHRSIAGGMLPYRNYAVMSPSSRANGSSRIGDRDDKASRSNGSGSLERDHDRTSLVGSDHSSFKGSSSMSSGPDGAGHEDSMDHHGDTDSETCHLGVLVDTKVALNANMYDSQPGGQQIVGKNSIVKEQVNDPLTEKISEVREPKFPLDDGKDLLRDANQEFLPHLEDNNVAKKETIPLQSLLPLPVPKSPSESWLSRTLPSVTNKPPLPSFLGIQVHSKKQAPWATGHPKENDHKPSKPRQIRFADVVEKPISMGSEI